The stretch of DNA GGTATTGAGAATCCCTAAACAaattttgtcaaatttcaatatGTTTACATTGTATTATGAACAAAACCCCAACAAACGATTTTTTTTCTCACTTTTTGTTTGTATTGATAAGACAATTAGTAAATACTTTTAGAAATAAAAAGCTTCATGTATTGTTAAATCACAAAAttcttgtgagatgatctcattaGTCAATTTTGTAAGACGACTTTTCTATTTAGGTTacgatgaaaaatattactttttatgtcaagaatatttttttttaatgatgaaCATGATTGATCTCTCTCacgaataaaaattattaacacTGTATCAAAAGAAATATACTCATGTTAAATACAAATACTTATAATATCAATTtatcttattttttaaataaaatcattgtTAAAATTATACGACCAAAATATACATATCTACGAATCAATTTGCACGTGCTTTTCAAACTTCAAAGTTATATAATTTATACTTATAGTATAAtagatataaaattaattttaacttttttttattaaaataaagtcaGTGTAAAACTAAAACATTTTTTTAGATATATCTATActtctatactattttattaggtatgagacacttagagtaactaactttaGTGTCAttgtctgttttaataattatatatattaataaaatgttaaaattttaatgcaagttatatgtagttcGGCGGATAGAGTCATTGTTTCTTGGTGTTTAAACTATAGGTTTAATTCTCACTGAGGTCATTTTTCAAGCACGCAACGCGTGCGTCAGTGTACTAGTATATAAAAAAAGTGGAGACTAAGATAATAaacattaattcaaaattaGGCTAGAAATATTGATAAATATTCTAGtgatgataataaaataaaaacaacatttaaaatattttttaaaatttttgtaaaaatgacttttataaaaatattttataaatatttgtgTAAACAAAGCCCATTTATTCGAGgaccaaaattttaaattcgacCGAACCCTAAAAATCTCATGCACAGAACACTGCATATCTATTTCAAATTTAGTCGTGAATTATCCTCAATTTTTTCCAAGTTCCCGATTGACCATCTTCTTAAATGAAGAATGAGAGTGGTGTATTCAAGATatagttttgattatttttactGACTTTTTTAAACAATAGACttttgttgatttgattgatgtttattgacttttacagaatctcagagatttacaatatatttttttgcaaTATTTTATTGACTTTTTGTATAGAATTCTATGATTTCTAcgtaattataatatattatttttattgatttctttgaactaataattaattgacatacataacatatttagtttgaaatatttgtttaaaatttatattagtaaataaatttaattatttaaaatttaaataatttaatttttacttgTGTATGCATCTATATTTGGGTTTGTAtgtatgtttcaaatttttttaaaatgcataaCTGTATTAATAAAATCAAGGGAAAATTTGTAAAATAGACATAATTATAGaattgaaattaaaaataattttgttactaaattaaattaaaattttaattagtttttttgactaaaaattgattttttaatatatatatatatattatatttatatatttataaaagtgTGAGAATAGTATTCACCATagtgtaaatattttttttaataaaaatatgataatttacagattaattgaaaatattaaaaataattttaaaaataaatttttagtcaaaaaatttatatatttttaaaattttttattaaaaaaatcactattaatttcagttttatgagccaataaaattttataattttcttatatttaatataataattttattaaaaatttatatttataattttaaacattgaagaatttcaagattaaaagtcataaaataaagaaataacatGTAGTTTTTAAACAACGAGTGGGTCTcatatgagaccgtctcacagatcttaatctatgagacgggtcaaccctatctatattcacaataaaaggtaatactcttagcataaaaagtaatactttttcatggatgacccaaataagagatccgtctcacaaatacgacccgtgagaccgtctcacacaagtttttgcctttaaaCAACAAACGAAACCAATTATTTATCAATTATGCGATACAATTATAGAGCAGATCTctcgtgagacgatctcatgaatcttATCAGTGAGACGgttcaaccctaccgatattcacaataaaaagtaatatttttagcataaacaGTAATAACTTTTCATAGATGatcccaaataagatatctgtctcacaaaatacgacgcCTGATAccgttttacacaagtttttgccacaattatatataacttttatgtagtttttaaaagtcaatatCATCACTAAGACTTTTTAAAACCCAATGGAAATCTATTTTAAATATCATTAACTACTATAGAATATATGAAagtcttaattaataattttagacTTTTGAAATCTAAAAAAACATCGTTAAATCTCCTAAATTGAATACATATGCTGATAATCCAATTTTAGTGCTAAATATCGAACACTTGCTTTCGTCTTCCATTTTTTCCCCAGAGTCAAAATGGGAATAGTTGAAGAGGTAAATTGCGCCCCTCCTTTCCAACCAACAGTCGCCGAGCTTGCCTGCAAACAAAGACTTCACAGTTTTTCCCTTTAACTGTTGCTAAATTTTCGTTCGCATTTCGCGTTGATGCTGTTCGGTTTAACGCTGACTCTGATCTGTAAGTTGTTTCTCTGGGTTCCCCGAAAATTACATGAAACGGTGTAAGGAATCGATTAATGTTATGTTATCTACGCAAATTATCAATTTTGACCAACTCTTCTCgtttttaaagattttgagCTTGAAAAATAAGGAAAAATCGGGTAATTGTTACCTTTAGTTTTCATCTTTGTTTGCGGAATTTGTGAGTTATTTAAGTCGATAACAAGGAAAAGAGACAAGAAATCATAAATGGGCAATTTGGTTCTCGGAGTGCGAAAACATATGAAATTAAATCCTACGTTTTTGTTGTCTGTATTATTTTATGTTTCAGGTATGAAGTATATAAGGATGGAACCAGCATTTTTTATGTAAAGGGCCGTCATCTTGGCAATTTATAATAACCAAGCAAATTAAGACTTTTTTAGGTGAGCGAAAGCTGTATTACTAGATATATAAAGTACTAGCAAAGTTTGTAGGTATTTGGTATAACTTGTGCTAGTTTAATGTTAATTTCCTCTGCTTTGCCTCTTTTAGATTTTGTGAACGAGGTAGATAATATGTCAAGGCCAATGCTGCTTGTTTTTCTGTTGCTGGTATTGATCATTACCTCGCAATTTGAATGGAGGCAACAATTAATGAGTGATGTGGATACGAGTTCAAGGGATTCTCATAAGCAGGAacaaatttcaaaaagaaaagagATCATCAAAGAGAAGGTAATTGTAGTCTTCTTCTAATCTTTTAGTGTCACATTTAGCAGTTAGTAGCCAGTGTTGAAGGATTATATTGTTTGCCTTGTTGTCTTATTGATTGGTCAATTATGTGAGCATGTCATTTGTCTATTCCTCAAAGCAGCAGAccttattaaatgttttagacTTTTAGTGTTTTATGTGTTTCTATGTGAATCGAGTTGTGTGTTTGTGGCACTTGGGATATTCAGTGGCTTGAAGCTGAATGTGATTCATCTACCATAGAAAGCTGTTTATATTTGGTTGTGTATGCATGGTAGTTTGTTGAGAGTTTTATTGTATAGTATGATTTGGTACATTCGAGTTTCTTGTAATCCGATACTTTTGGTAAATATGCGGTACAAAACTAACATTCATTGATCACTGTATTGTGAGGATGTGTTTTTCATATGTTGTGATTTTGTCGGTTGTTAGTGTTGTTgtggtgcaataattgttcttCAGAGCAATTGAAACTTGGTGTTGGAGCTACTAtacagtttaaaatatttgagttacacTGTTACCACCGGCTATTGTTTTTGGTAAAACGGCAAGCGCTCAGTCCGACAATTGCAATAATTGTTCTTCAGAGCAATCGAAGCATGATGATTGAGCTCTTAgatagtttaaaatatttgagttgcaccgttaccaccagctataattttttgtaaagcGGTGAACGTTTTATCCTACAAACTCAATTTTGACATTGACCAAGTAATTTACGCAATTGCAACCAACTTCAAAGGTCAAGAAAAGATGTCCTTGTTAGatgttatttatatgtatcGAATTAGatgttatttatatgtatcgaacattatttaatattactcGAAAAGGTATGTTTCCAATGAGGCCAGACTTTTATTTATTGCCACTTTCTGCACAAGCACACTTGGTAGAAATGATTTGAAGAATTTGCTCATGTAACTGGTGTATTTGTTTCTCGTTCTTGTTCCCATAGTTGTAGCTGAAACGTAAAAAAATTCATCTATGGTAGAGAAAGTCTATCTGTTAAAAGGCATTACTGTTAGTGATATAGGTGCTGCTAGGGAAAACATTAATAAGACAACCACTATTAAAGCTTGGCAAGATGTGATAATTGCACGctattgttgattatttaatcAAGGAATTTCCAGCCTTACGTTATATGGTTTATGTTCGAAGAGATGACCTAGCAAATTTGCAAAGATATAATGACTTGATTATTCGTAGAGAAATATTTTCTAAGTTTTGTTTGGATACTTTTCAGTTATGTGCATAGCAGATACTTCCCCTACTATACCAagcttttatgtcaaaattttcaacaGATTCGAAATTCTCTGAAAATGAAGCCATTTGAAATCTATATTTTAGATAATTTCctcaatataatttttttccgaCCAAACACAACCTCGGGTAAATTCATTAAAGAACTTCAGGCCATTTCATTAGGGAAgatttatgttatgaatgcgTTGGAGTGTACAATTATATATTTGGTTTTTCCAAGACATCGTAACCGTCTCATATTGCCTTCTGGAGTGTCCTTGGATAGTCTGCAAAAGGAGTTTGGTGCAGTAAAAATTACCAAATTTTGCTGAATCCAAGGATTGTAAGAGCTACAAGGAATGCATCAAGCAGTGGCACGATCACGATCACAAGTGCAGCATATTGAAGCTCAAATTGTTGGGGatctaataaaaataaatctgtAAATCGTGTGATTGAATCCATATACACAACAGGCTAGGAATTCATGTCgaattatcaaaaaatataaataatagtaAATATGTATCAGAATCCATTAATTGATCTAGTGTTGTAGTTATGAATCTTCCAAGGCAACAGAGAATCAACCTACTTATTCTTGTCTCAGATGGGATGAGGAGAGAGATCTAAAATATGTCTACCGTATATATCATGTGTTATTCTCTGTGTTACGAGGACCATAACCTCATATAATTTTAACAGTTTTCAACCCATCATAGAAGACTTGATTTGGCTGAGTTTATACACATAAGGTGGATCAtgccaatttatttaatattttggaaACTCATAATTATTTAGATCATTTTATTGGTTCCTTTGTTAGATAGTTTGTCCatgtcaattaattaaattatttgagcCCACAAAATAGTTTCAACAATCTCCTATTTAGACCACATAAGTTATTCAGATATTTTACATGCAAAAACTGGATTGAGCTCTTGTTATCTAaaccaaaatatttcttaacaatctggtctatcaattatatcaatattaAACCAAAGTGGTCATCGCTGCATTTCAGATCACTAAACCCATCAATGATCACAATATCAGTATAATCAATAACATAGATAAAGTATAGATGTGTAGTATGGAAATACATAAATATGATCCAAGAATAAAACCTACGTTTCCGACTGGTCCTCCTAATGACTCAAAGAGTCCAATAATAAACTTTCAACCAGATGTTAAACCGCAATGAAAGTCATCACTTTATTTCAGATTCATTCAATAAACCTTTAGTATGTACAAAAACTTGAATCATTTCAAATGAGTCAATGCTCAAGCCGAATACAAACTTCCACTGTACATGCATATCATCTGTATGGACAACACCGATGTGTGTCACACGCCCATAAACATCTCGGGTGGCCAACCAATGACAAGCGCATCCACAATTATAAAGTTTGCAATAACATGCTCAATTGATACACAACCACTCTGAATTATTTCCTTCCAAGTAGAAACTTAATGTCAATATATTTTGACTTTGACAAGCTTCAGTTATTCTTCAAATATAATATATCGCTTTATTATCATAATTGATCATCGATGGTTTCTTAGACTAATGATCATCGCCGGTGATAAAACTCCACAACTTTATTTGGATGTGTCCAAATATCCAACTATTTCCAAATGTCAGATCTTTGATATGTGAGCATAAAATCCTTAGTTCACTTTATATACCGCATAACCCGATTAACGATCCAATATTGAGTTTCTTAAATATATGCCCAACATTATAATGATGCACACAATATCCAAATGGCGTTCTCTATAAATCCGAATGAAATCACCacctaaaaaaaattttatattaccCTGTTTCTAGACataaacatcaatatattttctCAATGTTGATTTTCTAATTTACTCACTCTCACTAAAATCAACATACAAAATTAATTtgcatttaatttcataattacatGCATGCATACTAtcgaaataatttaaaatattgattttcaaTTTATAATGCTTATCAATCAAGTAACCAAATACCAAtcatatttgaatttcaaaaaaaatgaaaaatttcatTACCACATGGACGAAGAAAAAACTTGATTTTTCCAAACATGAAACTAAAATCAAGTTTCGTTTAAAAAACTATGCAACAAAATGTTTTGCAAATTCAAATAGTAGGAAGTGAAAAACAGTTCCAACACAAATAGCCCAAAATTATTCGAAATCTTGGAAAATATCAAAATGGTTTTCATGTTTTCGTAAAATTCGttactaaaatatataaaagtaagaataataaatataataaaaaatagttactataaaaataaaattaacattAACTCAAGATCAATCAAAACTGAGCATGACTTGAGCTTTAACCGAGCTGCTCATTTTCTACCTTTGAACGGCACGACTCTTTTGTTTCCCAATGATAGGAATTTTAGTAGAAGTGAATGCAAACTACATAAAGAAGAgtttttaatgaaaatatttggTGGATTATGTGAACATCTTTACGCTGCCATATATTGTCAGATTGCAAGGAATAATTTGGTGGATCTAAAAATGGATTTAGTTAatcacattttttattttaggaATCTCTCTTGTTCTGAGAAACTCTATACCAGTAGAAAACATTGGTTTagactttaaaaaaaatcaggacataaatacatattttgtatttttgttggttTAGACATAAAAAGAAACACATATGCAATTATAGAGTTTGCAATAACATGCTCAATTGACTCACAACTACTCTGAATTATTTCCTTGTAGCTAGAAACTCCATGTCAATATATTGACTTTCACAAATTTCAGTTGTTCtttacatataatataacaGCTTTGTTATCATAGTTGGTCCTCAATGGTTTCTTCGACCAATGATCTTTGCCGGTGATAAAACACCGCAACTTTATTGAGTGTCCAAATATCCAACTATTTCCAAATGTCAGATCTCCGATATGTGAGTATAAATTCCTTAGTTCACTTTATATATCGCATAACTCGATTAATGATCCAATATCGGGTTTCTTAAATATTTGCCCAACATTCTAATGATGTGCACAATATCCAGACGGTGTTCTCTATAAATCCGAATGAAATCACCACctgataaaatttatattacCACATATCTAGACATAAACATCAATGTATTTTCTCAATGTTGACTTTATAATTTATTCAGTCTCAGTAAAGTCAACATACGAAATTAATTTGcatttttaatttcataattacatGCATACATACTATCGATGTCAATTAAAATATTGATGTTCAATTTATAATGCTTATCAATCAAGGAATCAATACCAATCATATTTCAATTTCGAAAAAACTGAAAAGTTTCATTACCACATGGACAAAAGAAAAACTTGATTTGTCCAAACATGAAACTAAAATCAAGTTTCGTTTAAAAAACGGTGCAACAAAAGTGTTTTCCAAATTCAAATGCTAGGAAATAAAAAACAGTTCCAACACACATGGCCCAAAATTGTTCGAAATCTtggaaaatatcaaaattaaattaaaatatataaaagtaagaataaaaaaatataataaaaaatagttactataaaaaataaaattaacctTAACTCAAGATCAATCAAAACTGAGCATGACTTGAGCTTTTACCAGCTGCTCATATTCTACCAATGAACGGCACGACTCTTTTGTTTCCCATTGATAGGAATTTTAGTGGAAGTGAATGCAAACTACATAAAGAAGAgtttttaatgaaaatatttggTGGATTATATGAACTTCTTTACGCTGCCATATATTGTCTGATTGCAAGTAATAATTTGGTGGATCTAAAAATGGATTTGGTTGATCACATTTTTTATTTCAGGAAACACTCTGGTTCTGACAAACTCTATACTAGTAGAAAACATTGGTTTGTACTTTAACAAAAAAGGAAAACAAAGGATACTGGGTGAGAATAAGAAGTACCGGGATTTTTAACTGGTGTGTTTTCTTCTAGAAAGATTATATTTGGAACAACTGTCAAGGATCATTTATGTTTGTGCTGTTAGATTTAGTGGATGCAACTATTCGGAGTTTCTTTCAAGGAAACAGCCTCCTTTTTGCTCAATATCATGAATTATTTATGTCCTGATTTTTTTTGATGTATCAGGATTGGAGAGGAagcttcaaaaataaatttgaactTCATTTGTTTTTGTGTAACACCAAACTCTTCTTGTAACCAAAACTTTACTGGCTCGGATTTCATTTCATAATTGATATACGCTGAGATATGTTCACACCTCTTTACCGAAACTGATGTTCTCACTGAAACTTAACTCGATTGATCCTGCCGTGTGTTTGACATTGATAACGATGCCCCGGGGTTGGTTTTGATATTAGTTTCTCGTTCTGTAGACGTAATTCCATCCACCTTCTGCAGATAATCTTAACTCAGGAAAAGAACATACAAAGTCTTAATGAGCTTGTTCGAAGTCTCAGTGAACAGCTTCACCAGTGCCGTAACATCAATGAAATGTCGAAGAGTACCCATAGCTCATTGGCAGCACACATTATCGAGCTTGAGAGACAGCAGATACTGGAAGACTGATTGTACAGCTTTTGTTGATCGCTTGCGCTTCTTATCttcgtatcgttgatgttattttttttctattgtgGTGCtaaaaaacaaatttaaatGGTAGAAATGTCTTACCAGTTACATGCACTCCGCTAAATTCAGCGTTGGTTGTGTTAGTAGTCCTTATGATAGGAAATCAGAGTTTCCATAAGATCGTAATTTATACCGAAGGTATGGGGAGAAGAGCACGGGTGAAAATAACCAGGTATGGATGGATCCAATGTTTTATGCAATCCCAGATGATATTTATTATCTAATGACCAAAATGTTTCATCATTATAACACATTCTCGTTAGATGCGGGGTCGGTTATATGGATATTAATTCTCCAAATTAAGTGATATTTCACATATATATCTTAAACCAAGATATAAGATATCTTCTTTAATCAATTTTATCCAAGTTTTCAATGACCTGTCTTTCCTTCTATTTCTTCCAACAACTTGCCAATCTAAGATATTTCGATTTGGGActgttttgatattttcttcaCATGACCAAATTATGTTAGGCATTTCTCCTTAAATCTCTTTTATGGAGGCTAACTCATAATAATttcattcataattttatatttgcACGTTTTGTCACACATCCATTTTAACATACGCATCTCTGTTATTGTCATCTTATGCATATGTAGTCTTGTAGTGACCCAACAGTCCGAGCAACAAAGCATAGGTCGGTCGAACAATAATCTtataacattttcctttcaatCTCGCAGACATCTTTCTATCGCATAAGATTCGTGATGTCATCCTCCATTTCATCTGTCATGTTTTAATCTTATGGTCTATGTCCTTGTAATATCCTCCTTCTTTTGGATAATAAATTCTTAAATAGCGAAAAACTTTACGTTCTAGGACTTCTCGATCATCAATCTCAATTGGACTACTCATTCGTCTAGATTCAAGACAAAATTACAAACTAAATATTGTTTTTGTACGACTAATTCTAAAACATTTACTGTCAAGAATTTCACGTCATCtatctaattttttatttgCATCTTCTTTTTAGTTTCATCTATCACGACAATATCATTTGCAAACAACATACACCAAGTTTATCTCATCCTGAATATGTCATACCATCTCATCCAAAAACAAAGCAAAGAGGAAAGAGCTTAAAATCGATACTTGATGAAGTCCTACTGCCATAGGAAATTCACATGACATCCCTGCAACTGACTTAATGTTGGTTATGTTACCTTATACATATCTTTATTGATCTGGATGTAGCATTGGAGCACATGCTTCCTTCTAAATACCTACCAGATTAATTCTCTAGGCACTCTAGCATATGTTTTCTTTCAGTCCATAAATACCATATACAGGCTCTTCTGTTGTTCTCTATATTTTTCTGTCATTTGTCTAATCAAGAAAATAGCTTACATTGTAGACCTACCCGGCATAAAACCAAATTTGTTATTTGATATAGTAGCGATATTACTAAGTCTCCGCTTTATCACTCGCTCTTATAACTTCAACGTATGTCTCATAAGCGTAATCTCTCTATAATTTG from Primulina tabacum isolate GXHZ01 chromosome 3, ASM2559414v2, whole genome shotgun sequence encodes:
- the LOC142539222 gene encoding uncharacterized protein LOC142539222 isoform X1, which translates into the protein MLFGLTLTLIYFVNEVDNMSRPMLLVFLLLVLIITSQFEWRQQLMSDVDTSSRDSHKQEQISKRKEIIKEKIILTQEKNIQSLNELVRSLSEQLHQCRNINEMSKSTHSSLAAHIIELERQQILED
- the LOC142539222 gene encoding uncharacterized protein LOC142539222 isoform X2, with the translated sequence MSRPMLLVFLLLVLIITSQFEWRQQLMSDVDTSSRDSHKQEQISKRKEIIKEKIILTQEKNIQSLNELVRSLSEQLHQCRNINEMSKSTHSSLAAHIIELERQQILED